One Capsicum annuum cultivar UCD-10X-F1 chromosome 2, UCD10Xv1.1, whole genome shotgun sequence genomic window carries:
- the LOC107857746 gene encoding uncharacterized protein LOC107857746, whose protein sequence is MDGYKLWYSGSERHRNGVGIIVDEELREKVVEVKRVSLVDEVRVRFWEALDEVVRSVLRSEKIVIVGDFNGHISIFSGGYDDVHRGFAFGKKNGEGVALLDFARAFGLVVVNLNFPKKEDHLITFQSASVKTQIDFLLLRNEDRAMCKDCKVIPSEHLSTQHKLLVMDLIIKKNKKSRAEEGRPRIKSGGLTPVSMLEIG, encoded by the exons ATGGATgggtataagttgtggtactcaggcAGTGAGAGACATCGTAATGGAGTGGGAATTATAGTGGATGAAGAGCTAAGAGAaaaggtggtggaggttaagagg GTGAGCTTGGTTGACGAGGTGAGAGTGagattttgggaggctttggatgaggtggtgagaagcgTGCTTAGATCGGAGAAGATTGTCATAGTAGGGGACTTTAATGGGCACATTAGCATTTTTTCGGgtggttatgatgatgtgcatagaGGGTTTGCTTTCGGCAAAAAAAATGGTGAGGGGGttgctctgttggattttgcgagggcctttggacTGGTGGTTGTCAATTTGAActttccgaagaaggaggatcacctgattactTTCCAAAGCGCTTCAgtcaagactcagattgactttttgttgcttagaaaTGAGGATAGGGCTatgtgtaaggattgtaaagtCATTCCGAGTGAGCATCTTTCGACTCAACACAAGCTTCTAGTGATggatttgattatcaagaagaacaagaagagtAGGGCTGAAGAGggtcgacctagaattaagtCGGGTGGCTTGACGCCTGTTAGTATGCTGGAGATAGGGTAG